Genomic DNA from Hordeum vulgare subsp. vulgare chromosome 2H, MorexV3_pseudomolecules_assembly, whole genome shotgun sequence:
ATGCAGATTGGAGACGGTTCGACAACGCTTTTCTGGGAGGACCGATGGCTCCTCGGCCTCTCCATCCGCGAGCACGCGCCCTCGCTGTACTCTTGCATTCCCAAGCATCGCAGAAAGTCCCGGACGGTGGCCCAGGGCATCGCCGGCAACGCTTGGGCGAGAGACATCCACGACACTCTTGGCCTTCAGGAGATTGGGCAGTATCTCCAGATTTGGCAGCTGGTGTCCAGCATCACCCTCTCCTCAGAGCCGGACACGCTCTCCTGGAAATGGACAGCCAGCGGCAGCTACTCAGCCAGTTCCTGCTATCTAGCCACCTTTCACGGGTCCATCACTTGCCGGTCCTGGAAGCTGATCTGGAAGGGCTGGGCCCCTGCGAAGGTCAAGTTCTTCCACTGGCTCGCTAATCAGGACCGCTGCTGGACTGCCGAGCGCCTTGCTCGCCATGGCCTAACGCATCACCCTCGGTGCCTGCTCTGCGACCAAGAACCGGAAACGATACAGCACCTGCTGCTCTCTTGCCCATTCGCGAAGCAGACTTGGCACGGGACCATGTCTTGGCTGCGACTCCCGGCACCGGTGCCCGGCCAGGACGCCACGCTTCAGGACTGGTGGATGCGCGCTCGCGACACCACACCTCACCCGCTCCGCAAAGCGCTGGCCTCGGCTGCGCTTCTCGTGCCTTGGATGATCTGGAAACATAGGAACGCGTGTGTATTTGATCATGTAGCCCCATCGCTAGTTGAGCTCGCTGATGCGATCAAGGACGAGTCCAGGAATTGGGCGAAGGCAGGGGCCAAAGGGCTTAGGGTCACCCTGCCACCCACCTGGGACGTGCATTGATCCGGTTGTAACACCTCTGTACTAGCCTCTTAGGAGGAGTTATTCCTCCCtcttttcaatacaatgaaacgcaaagtcttttgcgttttctcgaaaaaaaactTCCTTTGGAgtgaagatggtgggaaccggcgCGGCGGAGCTGACCGACACCGGCAGAGAAGGGGTGCAGGCCGTGGTGgccagcggggcggtggtggtggtcggCAGTGAGAGGGTTGAGGTGGGCGGCGGCGAAGACATGATCGCACCGAAGCTATACCTGATATCAAACAggtagaaactagggttctaccggGTCTTGGCCGGAGGTAGTAGGGAAGGAAGGGATCGGCCGTGGTCCCCGGCGCAGGGGCGCCGTCTCGCACGGATGGGGGTGGCGGCGCGATggaagaggcggctagggttagggcaccGGCTCCTAGTTGAAGCCGATCAAAATAGATTGATCTTTGCTTAATCTCAAAAGTGCTGATTACATGACTATATATAAGTTTCCTAGGCTATAATaaactgggctaagcccctaatattaTTAAGATAACTGGACCAGTTTGGCTAACTGGGCCTCTGGTCATAACATCCACACACGGAATTTATAGAATATGGCGTGATAAAGGAAGAAACTCCCAGAATTCTGGGTGTGCCATGGCCCATCCGTGCTACTCACTAGCTACGCCGCTGCCTCGGACTGGGGACGCTGTAGTATAAGAATTCGAGCAGCCTTTGCTGTAATCATATTTGTAAATGATTAGATGTCATTTCTTATCCCAGACCCGTGTGCTTATTGATGATCTGCGCGAAGTTACTCAAGGAGGCAAAAGCAAATTCGGAAGCGACTCCAAAACCCTGCTGAGGGTCCTGTGCCACAGAAATGATTCAGAGGCATCACACTATGTAAAGAAGCATTTCAAGATACCCAGTTCAGCTCCCCCGAGCACCTGATTTTCGGGGAAAAGAAAATCTGGAAACGCCTCGAAGGTACATATAATGGATGGAACGGTGCTTGGTCTTGCAACCTAGGAAGTGTATCTTGTAATAATTGTGCATTATTAGCAGTAGGAGCTAGGGAACCATACGCTAGTTTTGATTCATGGGCATTGTATTGATTGATTGCTTCTACCCAGGAAATATTTAGATGTCTTACCCTTGTTGCTTTGGGGAGTTTTTAGCTGGATTTTGATGGCATTTCCGTCTGATGGGAATGTTGGTCTGTTGTGGTTTCAGAACTGATGCTTACAATTCTGTAGGGTGGTTTTTTATGGGTATGACCAATGTATCTTTTTGCAGTCATTTGTTGTGGTGTCTAATGTTAGTATGCGTGTTATTTTTTTTGGAGAAGATCGACTTTTGATTTCATCAACTCAACTTGAGTCTCCCTCTGATTTGAAGCTCAGCCGTAGCAAATTTAAAGATTTAAAAGTTCATTTTTGTGTAATAACCAAATACATCTCGTTTTTTTACAAGAATGTAAATTTGACGCAACAAATGGTTATAGAAACCAAAGAATTCGTGAAACAACATCCATTACAGAATATTTTGCATTTATAATAATAGTACTCGCTCTGATCAATACTATTTCCTCTGTACCTTAATATTTGTTGTTGGGTAGAACTacaacaaatatttaggaacagagggagtaattgTCATTGTTTTAGTACAACTTTAGCAATTGCAATTTTCAACAGAAGGAGTAGTGACTTTATCGTATGTAGTATGTAAATTAGTAACATCTTGAAACACACAAGAAAGAATTTGTGAAAAATTGCGCACCAAAGAATTTTGCATTATCATATACTCTCTATATATGAGTGCATCGTAGTACAAAACTGTTTTGTTTCGCTTGATCTACACATTAAGAATCAGGAACGATCTAGTACATGCACATGGAAGCAAGGAGATACTCCTCGTGATGGCGCACTTTGCTGGGGGCATCGATCTGTGCTTCTCAGACGCAGGCAACTCCAGCGGACACCGGCGCAGCCTTTCCGCCGTCTTCGAGCTTCATCAGTTTGGCGCAGTGATCATCCGGCGGTAGACAGGCGCTCGCCCGCTTCTTCCTCTTTGCCTCGTCGGCAGCGTCGTCCGCGGCGGCCATGTCGAGCAGGCGCTGCACCATCTCCATGGCGATGTCCAGCCCCGGGACGTACTCCTTCAGAACCTTGCAGTTCTCGGGGCCGCAGCCTTCGAACGTGGCCAAAGCTTCGCGCAGCTGGTGCCTGGACGCGCCCGCCAGATGCCGGGTGACGGAGGACACGACGGCGAGGCGCCCGGGGTGGTCGACGAGGGATGCGGCGTGGATGGCGTCCTCCATCCCGACGGGCTCGTGGTCGCCCCGGCGCCTCCGGCGGGCCGCGCCCGCCCGCTCGGCGAGGCCGACCCGCAGCTCGCGGTGGCCCAGGGGGTGGCCGTTCAGGTTGCGGCACGCGCTCTGCGCCGTGGCGTCGTCGGCGTACTCGACGAACGCGTAGCCCTTGCGCTTCCCTGTGGCGGCGTCGGCTGCGAGGTTGAAGGAGAGGACGGGGCCGATGAGCTCGCAGGCGTCGCGGACCTCCTTCTCCTCGGCTTGGAAGGGGATGTTGCCGACGTAGACGACGCGGCTGCAGCGGCagttggcggcggcgacggcgatgcTGTCCATGATTGGCAGCTTGATGAGTCGATCGAGACGAGCAAATGCGATCGAGACGGGGCGTGTCCGGATCAAGGCTTTGGCGAAATATATGGAGTCGTATCATCACCGTTCAAGACTCGGATTCGGTGTCCCTTTTCTTGTCGAAGCGCGTCTCCTGTCGTAAGTCGGTTCAGGGGCGCGGTAAGGCACTTACAATGGTCGAGAGCATCACGCCTAAACAAGCGCCGCGCTGAAAAATTAGTCTTTTTTGACACCCGTTACCGTCTCGAATGCTCCAACGAAGACGGTAAAACCGTACGCGCGCAACAACGAGTTCAGCGCGATAACGTTTTTGCCCGCGCCCGTTTATTTGCTGCGTCCACCGCCGCGCGCGACAAACTCCAGCATTCGCTCGCAGCTCCACCTACTccgcggcgccgccgccgccccaccatcCCATTTCTTCCGGCGACCGTTCCGGCGCTTCTccggcctatccccgcgccgccgctgctTCCTCCGTCACTGTCGCCCCCGTTCAGTCTCTCTCTAGTCCCGCCGCCCCTCGCGCGCGGCAGTCGATCGACAAACAACGCCCGgtcgactattgagtaaagatggatctttaaaagaagacagacgatgatggtgataagtcactattaagaaaagctcgacttgtcgcaaagatgttttcgataagatcaaacagttgactatgatgagactttctcactcgtagcgatgctaaaagtctgttagaattatgttagttgttgatgcattatttatgaaatattgcacgtaggatgtcaaaacattgttttctcgacggtttccttgagcaaacattgtatgtgatacaaccagaaggttttgtcgatcctaaagatactagcaagtatgcaagctccagtaatccttcaatggactggtgcaagcatctcggagttggaatatacactttgatgagatgatcaaagattttgggtttgtacaaggtttatgagaaacttgtatttccaaaaaaagtgagtgggagcactatagaatttctgataggtatatgtggttgacatattgtggatcagaagtaatgtagaatttctgtaaagcatacaaggttgtttgaaagaagttttcaaaggagtacctggattacgctacttgaacgttgagcatcaaagatctatggagatagatcgaaagcgcttaatagaagtttcaacaagatgcatgccttgacaagtttttgaaagagttcaaaatagaccagcaaagaaggagttcttggttgcgttgtgaggtgtgaatttgagtaagactcaaaacccgaccacggcagaataaagagaatagacgaaggtcgtcttctatgccttagccgtagaatctaaagtatgccatgctgtgtaccgcacctgaagtgtgccttgactcaaagtatgttgagaggtacagagagtgatccatgattgaatcactagcagcggtcgaaatttatccttagtaactaatggactaaggaatttttctcgattatggaggtggttaaagagtttgtcgtaaagggttacgtcaatgcaagctttgacactaatccggataactatgagtagtgaaacggattcatatagtagagtagatatttggagcatttccgaatagcacgtagtagcagcatctataagatgacataaagatttgtaaagaacgcacgaatctgaaagtttcagaaccgttgactaaaacctctctcacgagcaagacgtgatcagaccccataactatatgggtgttggattcgttggaatcacatggtgatgtgaactagattattgactctagtgcaagtgggagactgttggaaatatgccctagaggcaataataaattagttattattatatttcttagttcatgataatcgtttattatccatgctataattgtattgattggaaacacaatacttgtgtggatacatagacaaaacactttccctagtaagcctctagttgactagctcgttgttcaaaagatggtcaaggtttcctggccataggcaagtgttgtcacttgataacgggatcacatcattaggagaatcatgtgatggactagacccaaactaatagacgtagcatgttgatcgtgtcattttgttgctactgttttctgcgtgtcaagtatttattcctatgaccatgagatcatataactcactgacaccggaggaatgctttgtgtgtatcaaacgtcgcaacgtaactgggtgactataaagatgctctacaggtatctccgaaggtgttagttgagttagtatggatcgagactgggatttgtcactccgtgtgacggagaggtatctcggggcccactcggtaatacaacatcacacacaagccttgcaagcaatgtgacttagtgtaagttgcgggatcttgtattacggaacgagtaaagagacttgccggtaaacgagattgaaataggtatgcggatactgacgatcgaatctcgggcaagtaacataccgaaggacaaagggaatgacatacgggattatatgaatccttggcactgaggttcaaacgataagatcttcgtagaatatgtaggatccaatatgggcatccaggtcccgctattggatattgaccgatgagtcactcgggtcatgtctacatagttctcgaacccgcagggtctgcacacttaaggttcgacgttgttttatgcgtatttgagttatgtggttggttaccgaatgttgttcggagtcccggatgagatcacggacgtcacgagggtttccggaatggtccggaaacgaagattgatatataggatgacctcatttggttaccggaaggttttcgtgcattaccggaaaagtttcgggctcatcggtagtgtaccgggagtgccgggaggggtgccggggaccatcgggaggggtgtcacgccccaaggggtctcatgggctatgggaagagataaaccagcccctagtgggctggaataagttcccactaaggcccataaggtttgagaaggaaaaaacacaaggtggaaagagtttccaagtgggaaggtggaatcctactccaagtaggattggagtaggactcctccacctccaatttcggccaaacctttaggttttgaggctgcctcctcccctccctcccacctatatatacggaggttttagggctgatttgagacgatttttctcacggctgcccgaccacatacctccatagtttttcctctagatcgcgtttctgcggagctcgggcggagccctgctgagacgagatcatcaccaacctccggagcgccgtcacgctgccggagaactcttctacctctccgtctctcttgctggatcaagaaggccgagatcatcgtcgagctgtacgtgtgctgaacgcggaggtgccgtccgttcggtactagatcgtgggactgatcgcgggattgttcgcggggcggatcgagggacgtgaggacgttccactacatcaaccgcgatctctaatcgcttctgctgtacgatctacaagggtacgtagatcactcatcccctctcgtagatggacatcaccatgataggtcttcgtgcgcgtaggaaattttttgtttcccttgcgacgttccccaacagtggcatcatgagctaggttcatgcgtagatgtcttctcgagtagaacacaaaaggttttgtgggcggtgatgtgcgttttgctgccctccttagtcttttcttgattccgcggtattgttggattgaagcggcttggaccgacattactcgtacgcttacgagagactggtttcatcgttacgagtaaccccctttgctcaaagatgactggcaagtgacggtttctccaactttagttgaatcggatttgaccgaggaggtccttggatgaggttaaatagcaactcatatatctccgttgtggtgtttgcgtaagtaagatgcgatcctactagatacccttggtcaccacgtaaaacatgcaacaacaaaattagaggacgtctaacttgtttttgcagggtatgattgtgatgtgatatggccaatgatgtgatgtgatatattggatgtatgagatgatcatgttgtaatagaaatatcgacttgcacgtcgatggtacggcaaccggcaggagccatagggttgtctttatactaacatatgtgcttgcagatgcgtttactattttgctaggatgtagctttagtagtaatagcataagtagcacgacaaccccgatggcaacacgttgatggatgatcatggtgtggcgccggtgacaagaagatcgtgccggtgctttggtgatggagatcaagaagcacgtgatgatggccatatcatgtcacttatgaattgcatgtgatgttaatccttttatgcaccttattttgcttagaacgacggtagcattatgaggtgatctctcactgaaatttcaagacgaaattgtgttctccccgactgtgcaccgttgcgacagttcttcgtttcgagacaccacgtgatgatcgggtgtgatagactcaacgttcacatacaacgggtgcaaaacagttgcacacgcggaacactcgggttaagcttgacgagcctagcatgtgcagacatggcctcggaacacatgagaccgaaaggtcgagcatgaatcgtatagttgatatgattagcatagggatgcttaccactgaaactattctcgactcacgtgatgatcggacttgagatagcggatttggatcatgtaccactcaaatgactagagagatgtactttttgagtgggagttcttaagtaatatgattaattgaactaattgtcatgaatatagtctaatggtctttgcgaattacgatgtagcttgcgctatagctctactgtttttatatgttcctagagaaaatttagttgaaaattgatagtagcaaactttgcagactgagtctgtaaaaccgaggattgtcctcgttgctacgcagaaaacttatgtccttaatgcaccactcggtgtgctgcacctcgagcgtcgtctgtggatgctgtgaacatccgacatacacgtttctgatgactacacgatagttcagtgcaaagtacttaatggcttagaagcaaggcaccgaaaacgttttaaaacgtcacggaacataagtgatgttctaaagagatgaaattgtgatttcatgcttgtgcccttgttaagaggtacaagacctccaacaagattctttgaccacaaagtggaggagaaaagctcaatcgttgagcgtgtgctcagattgtctgagtacaacaatcacttgaatcaagtgtgagctaatcttccagatgagatagtgatggttctccaaagacactgccaccaagctgtgagagcttcgtgatgaactatacatatcaaggatagatacaatgatccttgagcgattcgtgatgtttgacactgcgaaagtagaaatcaagaaggagcatcaatagttgatggtttgtaaaaccactaaagtttcaagaaaggcaagggctagaagggatacttcgtgaaacggcaaaacagttgctgcactaatgaagagacccaagattaaacccaaacccgagactaagtgcttctgtaatgaggggaacagtcactgaggcggagcaactctagatacttggtagataaagaaggctggcaaaagtcgaaagaagtgtgt
This window encodes:
- the LOC123425734 gene encoding cleavage stimulating factor 64-like, whose product is MDSIAVAAANCRCSRVVYVGNIPFQAEEKEVRDACELIGPVLSFNLAADAATGKRKGYAFVEYADDATAQSACRNLNGHPLGHRELRVGLAERAGAARRRRRGDHEPVGMEDAIHAASLVDHPGRLAVVSSVTRHLAGASRHQLREALATFEGCGPENCKVLKEYVPGLDIAMEMVQRLLDMAAADDAADEAKRKKRASACLPPDDHCAKLMKLEDGGKAAPVSAGVACV